A segment of the Oscillospiraceae bacterium genome:
GAAGTCATTCTTTACATGGGCGTGCCCGTACCCGACGCGATGGTCGATGTGCCTGACGTAATCGGCATGAGTCAATCCGACGCGCGAGCAGCACTGGAAAATGTGGGGCTGTTCATTCGCTTTGCCGGAACAGTAGGTGCCAGTAGTGGTCGTGTAATTGCTGAACAACAGTCGAACCCCGCAGGCGAGCAAGTGCCCAAAGGCAGAGTCATTGAAGTGACGTTTTTTGATGATATAATGTATTGATACAAAGTCGCCGTACATAAGGCGTGACAGGAGAAAATATGCAACTATCCCAGCTCATCTCTCATAATCTTTCAACTGACTGCGACATCACTGTTGTGGTTGATGACTCACGCCGTGCCGTACCCGGCGCGCTCTTTGTTGCTGTCAAAGGTGCTGACAGCGATGGGCATGATTATATCGACGCTGCCATGCGCAACGGCTGTGTTGTCGTAGTGTGCGAACGACCGAATGACTATCCGCATATTTTGGTCGAGGATGCGCGTGCCGCATTGGTACAGATTGCTGCTAACTTTTACGGAAATCCCGCGAAACAACTGACCATGGTAGGCGTGACCGGCACAAACGGCAAAACTTCGGTGACTAAGATTACCGCTGATTTGCTTGGTAAGCTGAGCGGTATGCCGTGCGGCCGCATTGGAACGAGTGGCGTATACATCGGCGAACAATACAGTGAAAGTGAACGTACCACGCCCGGTACATTGGAGTTGCAGGAAATCTTAGCACGCATGGTCAAAGTCGGCTGCCGATATTGCGTCATGGAAGTATCTTCTCACGCTCTCGATCAACGCCGCGTGGGCGGTTTGCAGTTTCAAACGGCAGCATTTACAAATTTAACGCAAGACCATCTCGACTACCACGGTACGATGGAGAATTATTACCAAGCCAAGCGCAAGTTGTTTGACATTTGTGATTTTGCTATAGTTAATATTGATGATGTTTACGGATTGCGTTTGTTCGGCGAAATTGGTTGCTTGAAACAGTCGATTGCTGTTGATAATGCCGACGCCGACTGGCGGGCGCAGGATGTTAAGCTCAAAAGTGATTGCGTGGAATTCGGCTATGATAATTCGGTATTTGTTTGGCACACGCCCGGGAAATTTTCGGTTTATAACGCCCTGACTGCCATTGCCATTTGTGCGCATGTTGGCTATGCGCCGAGTGATGTTGCGGCTGTCATGCAAGTATTGCACCCAACAGCCGGACGCATGGAAGCTCAGCCTTTACAGGGCGCGCAGTTTACGTGTGTTGTAGATTTTGCACATACACCTGATGCCATTGCTAATGCTTTGCGGGCAGCGCGGGGCTTTACGCGGGGAAAATTGATAGCCTTGTTCGGTTGTGGCGGTGACCGCGATGCCAAAAAGCGATCTTTAATGGCGCAAGCAGCGTGTCAAGCTGCCGATTACGTTATCATTACCAGTGATAACCCGCGCTATGAAGAGCCGATGGCAATCATTGATGATATTTTAACCGGCGCGAGCGGTGAATTTACTGTGGAGTGTGACCGACAGACGGCCATTAGACGAGCTTTGCAGAAGGCGCGGGCCGGCGATGTCGTCATGGTATTGGGCAAGGGTGACGAGAATTACTTAGACATCAAAGGCGTAAAATACCCGTATAGCGACGCGGAAGCAATCGCGGCGGCATGGGAGGCGTTACAGCATGGATAAATTGGCGATCGGATTTGCCGTAGCATTTATTGTTAGCGCGCTGTCAGGACTATTCCTTGTGCCAATGCTGCAGCGGTTTAAGATGAAGCAGCAGATTTTAGAAATTGGTCCGAAATGGCATATGAGCAAACAAGGCACACCTATGATGGGCGGACTGATGTTTATTATCGGCACAATAGTTGCCAGTGTATTGTTGGGCATACAAAGCCAACAGCGTGAATGGTTGCTCATTCTTGTTTTTGCATTACTCAATAGTGCCATTGGCTTGATAGATGACCTGGCCAAAGTCAAGCGCAAGCAAAATCGCGGACTGTCGGTACTGCAAAAGCTATTTTTGCAATTGGCATTTTCGGCGGCGTTTATCACGGCATTGTACTGGATGAATTTGATGGAGTCGGGCGTGTATATTCCTTTCACAAATATCACACTTATATTGCCATGGGTCTTGTTTTTGCTGTTGGCGATCCTGTACAATACCTTTATCGTCAATGCCGTCAATTTGACAGACGGCGTCGACGGGCTTTGCACAGGGGTGACCATTCCCATCGCGCTGTTTTTTGTGTTGGTTGCCGTATCACGCGGAACGCCGGATATGGCAATATTCCCCGTGGCGCTGGCAGGCGGTTTATTGGGGTTTTTATTGTATAATTTCAACCCTGCTAAGGTTTTTATGGGCGATACCGGGTCGCTCTTTCTTGGTGGCGCAGTGTGTGGTATGGCGATGGCCTTTGAAATGCCTTTAATTCTAATTGTCGTGGCTGTGGCGTATATTATAGAGGCATTATCGGTCGTGATACAAGTGAGTTATTTCAAAGCATCAGGCGGCAAGCGTGTGTTCAAAATGACGCCCATTCACCATCACTTTGAAATGAGTGGTTGGAGCGAGAAAAAGTTGTTTTTTGTATTTACATTGGGTACGGTGTTGCTTTGCACCATTGCGTATATTTGGGCGATATAAATGTCATTGTAAAAAAGGGGTTGCCCTATGATAACGAAAGGAGTCATCATGCAAGACGTCAGACCGCGACAGCAAGCTACACAACCAGAAGCCCGCGGCGAAGACGTTGCCTACGGGCACATTGATTTGCCTTTTTTGCTGCTGATGCTTGCCATTTCGGCTATTGGCATTATTATGATGTTTTCGGCGAGCTATGCCTCGGCGGTGCGAAGCGGATTACCGCCGAGTTATTTCTTTTTGCGACAAGGTCAGTTTTATCTCGCTGGGCTAGTTATTATGGGCATTTTAAGTCGTGTGAATTATCAAATTTATAAGATGGCGGCACCATTTATTCTTGTTGGTGTGACGGTGTTGCTGGCATTGGTGCTGATTGCCGGCGAGTCGCGCGGCGGTGCGCGACGGTGGTTTAATCTTGGCTTCCAATTCCAACCGTCGGAGCTGGCAAAGCTGGGTATTGTCATTATTTTTGCGACAATGATTGTCATGTTTGGGCGGCGGATGGAAAAATTTAAGTATGGCGTATTGCCGTTTGGCTTTATTTTGTTATTGTTCTGTGGATTGGTGCTGTTACAACCGCATTTGTCGGGTGCGATCATCATTGGCTCGGCGGGTATGGCGATGATGTTTGTCGGTGGGGTTAAGAAACGATTTTTTGCTATTTTGATTGCTGGTGGCACGACGGCAGCCTTTTTGGCGTGGCAGTATATGCCGCATGTTCGGTCGCGCATTAGGGTTTGGCAAGATCCATTTATTGCCCCGCGCGGGGCGGGGTTTCAGCCTATCCAATCGTTGTATGCCATCGGGCCGGGCGGACTGTTTGGGTTAGGTTTAGGACAAAGTCGTCAAAAATTTGGTAGCTTGCCTGAGCGGCATAATGACTACATCTTTTCGATTGTCGCCGAAGAGCTTGGCTTTGTCGGGGCATCGTTGATTATTATCTTGTTCATTTTACTTATTTGGCGTGGTTTTTGGCTGGCATTGCAAATGCGGGACAGGTTTGGAAAACTGCTTGTCTGCGGCATTATGACGTTGTTGTCGTTGCAGACGTTCTTGAACATCGGTGTTGTCACCAATTTGCTGCCTGCAACGGGTGTAAGTATGCCATTTTTCAGTTATGGCGGCACGGCACTGGTGGTACAGTTGGCACAAATGGGTATTGTGCTGAATGTATCGAAATACATTCCGGCAAAGAGGGAAGGGTAGAGTTGTCAAGTAGCGTGCAAGGCGTGACAGACAGAGCTGCCAAACAGCCGCCCGACAAAAATGGAGCCCGTAAGATTTTCGCCGATAGATGGAAATGGGAGGGCGGAATTTTGTCGAGTAGGTGGCGTTGCGAGGCGTGACAGGGAGGATTAATTTTGAGAATAATTTTCGCTTGCGGTGGCACGGGCGGGCATATCAATCCCGCCATTGCGCTGGCCAAAATGATTCGCGAACGGCGGCCGTGCAGCGGTGTGCTATTTGTCGGCGGCGATAAGGGCATGGAAAACAAGCTTGTACCACGTGAAGGTTTTGAAATTCGGAGCATTTCTAGCCGTAGCTTCAGTCGCAA
Coding sequences within it:
- a CDS encoding UDP-N-acetylmuramoyl-L-alanyl-D-glutamate--2,6-diaminopimelate ligase; translation: MQLSQLISHNLSTDCDITVVVDDSRRAVPGALFVAVKGADSDGHDYIDAAMRNGCVVVVCERPNDYPHILVEDARAALVQIAANFYGNPAKQLTMVGVTGTNGKTSVTKITADLLGKLSGMPCGRIGTSGVYIGEQYSESERTTPGTLELQEILARMVKVGCRYCVMEVSSHALDQRRVGGLQFQTAAFTNLTQDHLDYHGTMENYYQAKRKLFDICDFAIVNIDDVYGLRLFGEIGCLKQSIAVDNADADWRAQDVKLKSDCVEFGYDNSVFVWHTPGKFSVYNALTAIAICAHVGYAPSDVAAVMQVLHPTAGRMEAQPLQGAQFTCVVDFAHTPDAIANALRAARGFTRGKLIALFGCGGDRDAKKRSLMAQAACQAADYVIITSDNPRYEEPMAIIDDILTGASGEFTVECDRQTAIRRALQKARAGDVVMVLGKGDENYLDIKGVKYPYSDAEAIAAAWEALQHG
- the mraY gene encoding phospho-N-acetylmuramoyl-pentapeptide-transferase, whose protein sequence is MDKLAIGFAVAFIVSALSGLFLVPMLQRFKMKQQILEIGPKWHMSKQGTPMMGGLMFIIGTIVASVLLGIQSQQREWLLILVFALLNSAIGLIDDLAKVKRKQNRGLSVLQKLFLQLAFSAAFITALYWMNLMESGVYIPFTNITLILPWVLFLLLAILYNTFIVNAVNLTDGVDGLCTGVTIPIALFFVLVAVSRGTPDMAIFPVALAGGLLGFLLYNFNPAKVFMGDTGSLFLGGAVCGMAMAFEMPLILIVVAVAYIIEALSVVIQVSYFKASGGKRVFKMTPIHHHFEMSGWSEKKLFFVFTLGTVLLCTIAYIWAI
- a CDS encoding putative lipid II flippase FtsW, with translation MQDVRPRQQATQPEARGEDVAYGHIDLPFLLLMLAISAIGIIMMFSASYASAVRSGLPPSYFFLRQGQFYLAGLVIMGILSRVNYQIYKMAAPFILVGVTVLLALVLIAGESRGGARRWFNLGFQFQPSELAKLGIVIIFATMIVMFGRRMEKFKYGVLPFGFILLLFCGLVLLQPHLSGAIIIGSAGMAMMFVGGVKKRFFAILIAGGTTAAFLAWQYMPHVRSRIRVWQDPFIAPRGAGFQPIQSLYAIGPGGLFGLGLGQSRQKFGSLPERHNDYIFSIVAEELGFVGASLIIILFILLIWRGFWLALQMRDRFGKLLVCGIMTLLSLQTFLNIGVVTNLLPATGVSMPFFSYGGTALVVQLAQMGIVLNVSKYIPAKREG